The proteins below come from a single Arthrobacter sp. zg-Y1171 genomic window:
- a CDS encoding DUF6308 family protein, whose product MADMVRVGGVERPCDEVLEYARDYLSGNGKWAYPAYDSYPGTPGGMVGDADLLAVCLLNAGQQMIPAYYGLQRLIEAMNETLRHPDLAGNFADAGPETLSAVADMFGILDKHPTPHVRKTKLMKVLHRKRPELIPLFDENIRRCYSELGSRPVPAVTGRLHRDFAMAWLPVLQRDLCEQRGFWDEIVSMADPAVPITPLRAMDIVGWHMGRRPR is encoded by the coding sequence ATGGCTGACATGGTGCGGGTTGGTGGGGTTGAGCGACCCTGTGATGAGGTTCTGGAATACGCGAGGGATTACCTCAGCGGAAACGGCAAATGGGCCTACCCGGCGTACGACTCGTACCCTGGAACACCGGGCGGGATGGTGGGTGACGCAGATTTGTTGGCCGTTTGTCTGCTGAACGCTGGTCAGCAGATGATTCCCGCCTACTACGGTCTGCAACGCCTGATAGAGGCCATGAACGAGACGCTTAGGCATCCCGACTTAGCCGGCAACTTCGCAGATGCTGGCCCCGAGACCCTGAGTGCAGTCGCCGATATGTTTGGCATCCTGGACAAACACCCCACACCCCACGTGCGCAAGACAAAGCTCATGAAGGTACTGCATCGAAAACGCCCGGAACTCATTCCCTTGTTCGATGAGAACATTCGTCGCTGCTACAGCGAGCTTGGTTCCCGGCCCGTACCAGCAGTAACGGGACGCCTGCACCGAGACTTCGCCATGGCATGGTTACCGGTTCTGCAGAGGGACCTGTGTGAGCAGCGGGGGTTTTGGGACGAGATCGTGAGCATGGCAGACCCAGCGGTGCCGATTACGCCATTGCGTGCTATGGACATCGTCGGATGGCACATGGGACGAAGGCCACGGTAA
- a CDS encoding helix-turn-helix domain-containing protein: MVSLHKSGQRTTAEIAEQFKVARSTAYRIIQRTPWKGASGAGRPKDV; the protein is encoded by the coding sequence ATGGTCTCCCTGCATAAGTCGGGGCAGCGCACCACGGCCGAGATCGCTGAGCAGTTCAAGGTCGCGCGTAGCACTGCGTACCGCATCATTCAGCGAACGCCTTGGAAGGGCGCGTCGGGTGCCGGACGGCCTAAGGATGTCTAG
- a CDS encoding ATP-binding protein — MHSELNPYAPGSGLRPPSMTGRTAEIDAFDLIVARSKRQLHSRGMVLTGLRGVGKTVLLNSLRAHADRMGWFTIGLEGMSGGTGATVMREKLARELLMASRKLVRRSTTSKIKEAVKSISSFSATVGVAGAEFGFETTQGRADSGSIEIDLEEMVEDLALALKEERSAFGLFIDEMQDLDSELLAALIAVQHQAGQREWPFYIIGAGLPNLPAVLSEARSYAERLFDYRRIGPLDEPAARQALEEPAVKFGARFEPKAVEELALAAGGYPYFIQEYGKAIWDIAPSTPFTQTDAVLAIKAGRSQLDSGFFPARWERATRSERNYLRAMAQDGEQACTTKTVAERLRSSHQSLGPARAGLIAKGLIYAPEHGLVAFTVPGMADFILRQHDTNE, encoded by the coding sequence ATGCACAGTGAGCTCAACCCTTACGCACCCGGGTCCGGCCTGCGGCCACCCTCCATGACAGGCCGGACAGCCGAAATCGACGCCTTCGACCTGATCGTTGCCCGCAGCAAGCGGCAGCTGCACAGCCGGGGCATGGTGCTTACCGGCCTGCGGGGCGTGGGTAAAACAGTTCTGCTGAACTCGCTGCGGGCCCACGCAGACCGGATGGGGTGGTTCACCATCGGGTTAGAGGGGATGTCCGGGGGAACCGGCGCAACAGTAATGCGCGAGAAACTCGCACGGGAACTATTGATGGCTTCGCGCAAACTCGTACGGCGCTCGACCACATCAAAGATCAAGGAAGCCGTAAAAAGCATCAGCTCCTTCTCCGCGACGGTCGGCGTAGCAGGAGCGGAATTCGGCTTCGAAACCACTCAAGGGAGGGCCGATTCGGGATCAATCGAAATCGATCTTGAGGAGATGGTCGAGGACCTCGCCCTTGCCTTGAAGGAGGAACGAAGCGCGTTCGGCCTGTTTATCGACGAGATGCAGGACCTGGACTCAGAGTTGCTCGCGGCCTTGATCGCGGTCCAGCACCAGGCCGGCCAGCGTGAATGGCCGTTTTACATCATCGGAGCCGGACTGCCGAACCTGCCTGCAGTTCTCAGCGAGGCACGCTCCTACGCCGAGCGGCTCTTTGATTACCGCCGGATAGGGCCCCTGGATGAACCCGCTGCCCGCCAGGCACTGGAAGAACCGGCGGTCAAGTTCGGAGCGCGATTTGAGCCGAAAGCCGTCGAAGAACTCGCTCTGGCCGCCGGCGGCTATCCCTACTTCATCCAGGAGTATGGAAAGGCGATTTGGGATATTGCCCCCTCGACACCTTTCACCCAGACGGACGCGGTCTTAGCCATTAAGGCCGGGCGCAGTCAGCTTGATTCCGGCTTTTTTCCGGCCCGGTGGGAACGGGCTACCAGGAGCGAACGCAATTACCTACGTGCCATGGCGCAGGACGGGGAACAGGCCTGCACTACCAAAACTGTCGCCGAGCGCCTTCGATCGAGTCATCAAAGCCTGGGGCCTGCACGCGCGGGACTCATAGCTAAAGGACTCATTTATGCCCCGGAGCATGGACTGGTAGCCTTCACCGTCCCCGGGATGGCAGACTTCATCCTCCGCCAGCACGACACGAACGAGTAG